The DNA region TCCCTGGGCCCCTTACCCAAACCACCAGAACTAAATGTATGGCCCTCAAACcaggtcttaaccctcaaacagccctttgattTTGGGAggaccagtcaaaatgtccCGACAATGATGGTTTTGAACCAGAATTGGCCTCATAACTATAGaaagacaagcacacacacacacagcgagtcTTACTTCCAGACAGAGTTGCGGTCGGTGGGATACTTGTTGAGGTtcttcagcagctccagcagagcCAGCTGGATGCACTCTTTAGTGGAGACGTTGGTGAAACACAGTAATTCATGGAGAGCTTCTCTGATGTCCCGAGACTTGtcctggagacagacagggacttCATCAGTGGGTCCAGAAATACCTTATTGTttgacttctgtgtgtgtgtgtgtgtgtgtgtgtgtgtgtgtgtgtgtgtgtgtgtgtgtgtgtgtgtgtgtgtgtgtgtgtgtgtgtgtgtgtgtgtgtgtgtgtgtacatacctCCAGCACAGCCAGCACAGTGTCCAGCTGGTCCTCTCTGAGTGTTATATGAGTAGATATTTGTCTCAGCACGTGGATGGACTGCAGCCTCACTTCCTCGATCTCATCGTTGAACATGTCGACCAGGAAGTCCAGACACTTCTCGGCGAAGCTGGTAGACGAGCGCGCCAGCTGGCACAACGCATCCACCGCCGCTATACGAACCTCTGGAACAACATGAGAGATGGAGTGAAGACCAGTGGGAAGAACATGCAGAGATCATTAGATATGAAGAGTCCTAGTGTAAACCTGATCCTGAGGAAAGGATAGAGGGAAGAAGTGTCACGACTTTCTTCGATGTTAATCAATCATAAATTCTCACATTATAAAACCTTGTGAGGAAATCAAGACAAGAGTCTTAGATTGTAAATCAGATTCAGAGGGATGTGTGTTGAACATCACATGAGCCTGTGTGTCCGTACCGAACATCTCGTCCTCCAGGCCGTGGACGAAGGCGCCGCAGGCTCCGGAGGCGATGAGGGCGACCGTGTTGCTGTCCAGCCTCTCCTTGGGGGCGTCGTCGGCCCACTTCCTGCCGGAGGAGAATTCTCCGGAAGCAAAAAGCTCCTTGGCTCGTTCATGAGCCGTGCGCTTCCTCTGGAcacgggaggaagaggaagagaggtgagaggagctgTGGTGATTAAACTCATTATTCTGCCATcatttctataaaaaaacatcttgtgaTAAACCACGACTCACCCTGAGATCGGACATCAGCTTCTTATCCAAAGTTTGCTCTAGAAATTGAGGACTGACCTGCGTCATCAAACCCTGACACAAAAGAAATGAACACGTTTCTCTTCTGAACGTTACAAATAGtatttatatactgtacacTACAGTGATGCAGTGAGTGTGGCTCCTGTTGCCTCACCAGTGTTTTGGCTGCCTGCACACGAACCATCCAGGAGCCATCACTGACCATGTGACTGATCTTCCCAAATGCGTCGTCAACCAGTCGGATCTCTTCATTGGAGGATGGGATGGGCACGATGCTGATTGGAAGGAGAGAAgagtgaaataaagaaagatgTTGTACAAACAATCACACTAATAATTGATCTTTATGGGATGGTTTTGAGTAGTTTGGCTTCTCACCTCTCTGAGTACAGGTGGCTGAGCACCCAGACCATCTGCACTGCTGCAGAGCGAACCTGCTCATAGTCATCTGACAGCAGCCTGCAGGCCTGCAGacacatttatcatttaaagtctttatttgaatctgccaataactttagaaaaaaaatcagctCAAATGTGTACAGAGGTCTCATAAGTtctttaaacacaaaacatacacaaacatacaaaacacacacacacacacacgtttatacTCTTACAGCCACTGTAGTTGTAACTGCTATGGTCAGCACCACCAGAGGACAATTCACAGTAGTTTGAAACCATAAATTATCTTTCACATGGCCAACACTTGTTATTTCAGTATTTTATCATCAttctcacacagacaaagatgtaaaacaaatctaaaatcTACACCGGACCCAGTTTTTTTATCTGGAACAAAGATCTGTGGACTGACGTCCATGATCTCAGGAGGTTAATCTAACTGCTGTTACCTGCTCATAAATGATCTGATGAATCTTCATGCCTCTCtcgtgaagctgcagctgaaaagCAAAGAGCAGAGTTGTGATATTAGAACATGCTGAGTTCTCTGGCTGCAGACTGTGGCTTCACTGTGTGGTTTCTGAAAAGTCGAGTGTGGTGCAGGACACATTTCTTGAGGTGTGTAGGTGTTGGCGGTGGCCTACCATGGCTTTAAGGGCTGCGGTGCGGACCCTGGACTCCTGGTCTCCAAAGTAGTCGCTAATGATACTCTGGACGTCCCTCACTGCTCCTGGAGCTACATGGCAAATGACACATGGCAACAAAACcatgaaaacacatcacaacaacTCATCAGACAATCAGGACGCAGACATGTGGGTTTACAGAGTTAGGACTATAATGCTGGACACAGTGAGGCCTCGTAAGACTCTATGAGAACTAAATCAAATCTGCCACAACgataaaataactaataaaacaCATGTCCTGCAGACAGTTCCCTTAAACATATTCCTCTCTCTGTTCCACACACTGATGATACATGATTCAGtttaaaagcacatttaaaaagtcaGAATCACAGTTCAACCATTTAAAGATATTAATAAATGTGCCACACCTATCGATGTGCTTGGTCCCTCGCTGTCTTTGCTCAGAGGCGTGTCCACCGTGCCGAGACACCCGAGGAGCTGCAGACACTTGTTCCTCACCCCGAAATACGTATCAGACAGGTGCTGAGAGGGAGAACCAGAACAAACACTTTATGGAAAGTCCTGTTGAGAATGatgagtagtgtgtgtgtgtgtgtgtgtgtgtgtgtgtgtctgtgtgtcacctTGCATGCCACCTCAATGAGCCTCTGTCTGACTGTAGGACTCTCAGGTAGTTGTGTACCTATGACCAGCAGAGTGTCCAGCAGCTGAGCGAGGACCTGATGAGactctgcagacacagagaaacacaacttgTTGAACTTTGTTTAAGATTGTGATGATTCTGCAGATCTTGTTTTAGTTTCTCCCAGTACAAAGCTTAGAGAGTGCAGGACTCTGGTTTCCACTGCTCCCAACTGAGATCACTAAAATACAAACAACCCTTTTCATGCCCATATTTtggaatatataataaaatagaatttaATTACCAAACTAAAAAGAGACTGGTTTGAATTTTTAGCTTTTATCAGCCACTTTACATACTAAGTCCTGCACAACCTGTGTCATTACTGCTTCATGCATAGACTATAATGGACACAAAGAATTACTAATATTTCTTTAACACTGTATAGGCTGCGTTTAGAGAAGACATAAAAAATATCACAGCAAATTTCCAGGAAATCTCTTTGAAATTTCTGAATTACtgataaataatataatgtataaGTACAAAAAGATAAAGTACAACAGACTGACACTGTGGCTGAAATGATAAAAGTTCAAGGTTCAAACTGTGACAGTGAGTCTTACTCTCGTTGGTGAGTGTGTTGATGGCGTCGTCCACGATGCAGTCTGGGATGAAACCCTGTGTTTTGGAGAGAAGACTCAGCAGAGAGGCGATCTTCAACCTCACCGAATTATCTGTCTCCTGCAAGACAACATCACAAGTGACTGTTCATTTTAGACACAGTGAACATACATTGAAAAATTGTAAATAGTGTTTACAGTcggttttatatttatctaaAAAGAGTGGTTTAACTACAACGTTTCTGAACCTGGCAGTAGTTGGTTACCTTATAGTAATGCTCCAGCAGGATCCTGACCACGCCCTCCACGCTCTCCACCTCCACGGGCTTGCGTGCAAACTGCAGCAGGTACTGCAGCGCGTCAGTGGAGTTAGTGGCCTTACAGAGGTCGATGTGCAGAGCCGCAGACTTACTGGGTTTGGACAGACGCAGCTTCTTGGCCGGGGCTTCTTCTTGGGGAATCTGTCAGGATGCAAAAAAAAGTTCAGTTTAAAAATGTTCTATCTAAAAGGCCGGAATCATCTCCATTCCTGATGTGTAATATTCTCTATTCAGACAAAAGCCACAACTGCTTGAATGATTCTGCCTCAgtcataaatataataataacaacaacagtcACAGCACTGCTTCATACTGGGACCTTTACCAACATGTATAGAAACTGGCTTCATTCTAATTATATACATAAACTCGACGTATAGAGAAATCACAGTTAAGTCACAATAATCGATCATCTCATAACAAGAGTCCTGAATAACAGACTCTTTATTTCATCATCTCTGCTAAGGAGCTAGATACAAATTTGATcatcatataaacacacatatatatatatatatatatatgtatagtaaTAACCCTAAGTCTTGGGCAGATGTCATCATGTTTTTACTCAGGAGTTTAATAAGCAGTTAGATCTACGCCATCTCATCAGAATATCTCAGTAAACACAGAAGGTTAAAAACACGCAGATGATATTTACACGTAAACAACATGAAAGTTATGAATTCTGACGTGAACAATGAACTCATCATCGTCTGAGTTCATAACAAATTTCGAGAGTTAGCTCATGTCAGCTAACAGCTAACGTGGCCAGATGTTGTCAGCTCAATGGACTTCCGGCTGATTTAGGTCATTTACAACTACAGTTCATATTTAAAACTACAGCTCATATGAAAACGTTTTATTTCACGCTGTGTCGCGTCTGTTAGCGGTTAGCTGTTGTTTGTTATGCTAGTTAGCCCGTTAGCATTAGCCGGCTAGCTAGCGGTCATTCGTCACGTTCTCCTGCGGTGGTGCAGAACCAGTGAGCGGCGTTAAGAGGACCACGTGTTCTCACCTGCACCACTTTCGTGTGAGAAAACTCTTCGTACACTCGCTTCTTCAGGTGAGCGGCCATGTTCACGAGGAGagggttagcttagcttagcttagctcgTCTCCAGCAGCCACCTCACACTGTCCCTATCGGCTTCCGTAGCGGTGGTGTCACGCAATCTGTAAATACCGCTGTTCCGGGCAAAACTTTCCTCcagaatgtaaatgtgtgtttttatacagaTGTTCTCTGGTCGTCATCACAGATAATAGTGTCTgaaagactgggatcgaaccagTGACCTTCTGGAGCCGCGCCTCTAACAGCGGATCtggaaacagcttttaaattcaaGCAGCTCAATTATCAGATGTCTGTAAACTGCTTATGTTACTTACATCAATAAAAAGATATCAATTATTATAACAGTGTCATGGCACTATAACAATAGTTCAATCAATATATCACTTAATGTTTAAAACACAAGTGCTCAACCTCACGTTTGTTAAATATTCTGCTGTTAATCGAGTGTTTATTATTCTCTGATCATAAATAAGAGTTTAAAGTTATGATacacattaaaaaatacataaaaatgaacCAGTCTTTTAAATTCGATTTATTTGTACTGATTTCCAATAAAATGACTCATCTGTCCTAAAATCTACATttattgtacaaacacacaagtaattcaacagctgtttccaaaaacaataacaaccaGCTGCTCTTATTTCACA from Platichthys flesus chromosome 4, fPlaFle2.1, whole genome shotgun sequence includes:
- the ints4 gene encoding integrator complex subunit 4 is translated as MAAHLKKRVYEEFSHTKVVQIPQEEAPAKKLRLSKPSKSAALHIDLCKATNSTDALQYLLQFARKPVEVESVEGVVRILLEHYYKETDNSVRLKIASLLSLLSKTQGFIPDCIVDDAINTLTNEKSHQVLAQLLDTLLVIGTQLPESPTVRQRLIEVACKHLSDTYFGVRNKCLQLLGCLGTVDTPLSKDSEGPSTSIAPGAVRDVQSIISDYFGDQESRVRTAALKAMLQLHERGMKIHQIIYEQACRLLSDDYEQVRSAAVQMVWVLSHLYSESIVPIPSSNEEIRLVDDAFGKISHMVSDGSWMVRVQAAKTLGLMTQVSPQFLEQTLDKKLMSDLRRKRTAHERAKELFASGEFSSGRKWADDAPKERLDSNTVALIASGACGAFVHGLEDEMFEVRIAAVDALCQLARSSTSFAEKCLDFLVDMFNDEIEEVRLQSIHVLRQISTHITLREDQLDTVLAVLEDKSRDIREALHELLCFTNVSTKECIQLALLELLKNLNKYPTDRNSVWKCLKFMGSRHPTLVLPLVSELLSTHPYFDTPEPDMDDPAYIAVLVLVFNAAKSCPTMPALFSDHTFRHYAYLRDSLSHLVPPLRLPGRKQIYGLDSVDSGGGSGSLESAQLFLVQSLNRVSTIQNLEAPGAQDLLDFTIRDLQRLGELQTELVGAAEFCATYLRCQLLLMKALQDKLWNMAVPLCLKQNVTATAAAQQILEETYKLEFLYSGLENRQVATIHHVRLQAKALQLILTARTRQGLDPLISSCEKFLLDIESFQRLFLTELPHLQDSFVDKLLELMPRLSSCKPAELVKILQTTLRQSGLLQLKLPEQIQRATATIIEPTGESDNPLRFTSGLVVALDIDATLEHVQDPQNSVKVQVLYPDGQSHVIHPKPGDFRRPGPDRHRLITQVYLSHTAWTEPSQIEVRLLLAYSSSCSSFSSSAAKQGWSDSIDGLPPPEAAVEGTIQFSKPVKVFIMPKPTRR